From Herbiconiux flava, one genomic window encodes:
- the pyrE gene encoding orotate phosphoribosyltransferase: MTDARSRLIEYIKADAVFHGDFTLTSGKKASYYVDLRKVSLDHRVAPLIGQVMLDLIAPIHDVAAVGGLTMGADPIASAVLHQGALRGLEYDAFVVRKEPKDHGRGRQVEGPDVAGKRVIVLEDTSTTGGSPLAAITALEKAGAIIAGVAVVVDRNTGAGERIEEAGYPYHYAIGLSDLGLE; the protein is encoded by the coding sequence GTGACCGACGCGCGCAGCAGACTCATCGAGTACATCAAGGCCGATGCCGTGTTCCACGGCGACTTCACCCTCACCAGCGGCAAGAAGGCGAGCTACTACGTCGACCTGCGCAAGGTGTCGCTCGACCACCGCGTCGCGCCGCTGATCGGGCAGGTGATGCTCGACCTGATCGCGCCGATTCACGACGTGGCCGCCGTCGGCGGGCTGACGATGGGCGCCGACCCGATCGCCTCGGCCGTGCTGCATCAGGGCGCCCTGCGCGGCCTCGAGTACGACGCCTTCGTCGTGCGCAAGGAGCCGAAGGACCACGGCCGCGGCCGCCAGGTCGAGGGCCCCGACGTCGCCGGCAAGCGCGTGATCGTGCTCGAGGACACCTCGACCACCGGCGGATCTCCCCTCGCCGCCATCACGGCCCTTGAGAAGGCCGGCGCGATCATCGCGGGCGTCGCCGTGGTCGTCGACCGCAATACCGGTGCCGGCGAGCGCATCGAAGAGGCCGGCTACCCGTACCACTACGCGATCGGCCTGAGCGACCTCGGGCTGGAGTAG
- a CDS encoding SDR family oxidoreductase, protein MTSSTPVAVTGATGAVGGRVAEQLHAAGIPLRLVVRDASRAPRFEGGAPVEVAEASYRDTDAVRRALEGVELAFMVSAAESADRVAEHAAFIEAARASGVRHLVYTSFFGAAPDAVFTLGRDHFATEELLRASGLGFTALRDNFYADFLPYLAGEDGVIRGPARDGRVAAVARADVADSAVAVLRDVLRDGPISPHVDAVYELTGPEALTLAEVAGLVSELGGRGPVVFHDETIDEAYASRASYGAPPWQLDAWVSTYTAIATGELARTTPDVERLTGHPPLSLRTLLEGARAPQPGADPV, encoded by the coding sequence ATGACCTCTTCCACTCCCGTCGCCGTCACGGGCGCGACCGGTGCCGTCGGCGGACGCGTCGCCGAGCAGCTGCACGCCGCGGGCATCCCGCTGCGCCTCGTCGTGCGCGACGCCTCCCGGGCACCGCGCTTCGAGGGCGGCGCGCCGGTCGAGGTCGCCGAGGCGTCCTACCGCGACACGGACGCGGTGCGGCGTGCGCTCGAGGGGGTCGAGCTGGCCTTCATGGTCTCGGCCGCCGAGAGCGCGGACCGGGTCGCGGAGCACGCCGCGTTCATCGAGGCGGCACGGGCATCCGGAGTTCGTCACCTCGTCTACACCTCGTTCTTCGGGGCCGCGCCCGACGCGGTGTTCACCCTCGGGCGGGACCACTTCGCCACCGAGGAGCTGCTGCGCGCGTCGGGCCTCGGCTTCACCGCGCTGCGCGACAACTTCTACGCCGACTTCCTGCCGTACCTGGCGGGGGAGGACGGTGTCATCCGCGGGCCGGCGCGGGACGGGCGGGTCGCGGCGGTGGCGCGGGCCGACGTGGCCGACTCGGCGGTGGCGGTGCTTCGCGACGTGCTGCGGGACGGGCCGATCTCGCCCCACGTCGATGCGGTCTACGAGCTCACCGGCCCCGAGGCGCTGACCCTCGCCGAGGTCGCCGGCCTCGTCTCGGAGCTCGGCGGACGCGGACCCGTGGTCTTCCACGACGAGACGATCGACGAGGCCTACGCCTCCCGCGCCTCCTACGGGGCGCCGCCGTGGCAGCTCGACGCCTGGGTCAGCACCTACACCGCGATCGCGACCGGCGAACTCGCCCGTACCACGCCCGACGTCGAACGCCTCACGGGCCACCCGCCCCTCTCCCTCCGCACCCTCCTCGAGGGCGCCCGCGCACCCCAGCCGGGCGCCGACCCCGTCTAG